A window from Candidatus Nitrosotenuis uzonensis encodes these proteins:
- a CDS encoding P-II family nitrogen regulator, with the protein MERIIKMMLKIDTVIHNTNLPQIKERLEQAGIQHYSVCDVDSGNSKHSFYTLRSKIEIICKNSQKDTTIEAISGLDDGGIIYVNQLTTHIQLNSDNSKK; encoded by the coding sequence TTGGAACGAATAATCAAAATGATGCTCAAAATAGACACAGTGATCCACAACACCAATCTTCCACAAATCAAAGAAAGACTGGAGCAAGCAGGCATTCAACATTATTCCGTATGTGACGTGGATTCTGGCAACTCAAAACACTCATTTTACACTTTACGCTCGAAAATAGAGATAATCTGCAAAAATTCACAAAAAGATACGACAATAGAGGCAATCTCAGGTTTGGACGATGGTGGAATAATCTATGTTAATCAGCTGACTACACATATTCAGCTAAATTCTGACAATTCTAAAAAATAA
- a CDS encoding matrixin family metalloprotease: MNRRIHYFAALAVMMLFGIASNTAYAETIHMYVEKMPQHWQKQFDGLLEEAAKYWEKKIPGLKFETVKFVDQSDFVVQWTSQHGEGKIGYYSEDTSNAYGKPTMAVTLGYFADKNLNLVSYEHALLVTKHELGHALGMPHSDNPDDAMYPTVDDYESLQIQSSQSVRISVNDWNAASGKYQKLSGETIIPLALLLDDAKVHLNSASFESQSEYDAVWMHYWWAKKYLVEAERLQIEGGSHVLESNYEESYHAFKSSYENALKAKQKIEQVLSYTKER, translated from the coding sequence GTGAATCGCAGAATACATTATTTTGCGGCACTTGCAGTCATGATGCTGTTTGGAATCGCATCAAATACTGCATACGCGGAAACCATACACATGTATGTGGAAAAAATGCCACAGCATTGGCAAAAACAGTTTGATGGGTTGCTCGAAGAGGCAGCAAAATACTGGGAGAAAAAGATTCCAGGGCTCAAGTTCGAGACAGTCAAGTTTGTGGACCAGTCAGACTTTGTCGTACAGTGGACCAGTCAGCACGGCGAGGGAAAAATCGGATACTATTCTGAGGATACATCAAATGCATACGGCAAGCCCACCATGGCAGTGACACTAGGATATTTTGCTGATAAAAATCTGAATCTTGTATCATATGAGCATGCTTTGCTTGTTACAAAGCATGAACTTGGTCATGCGCTTGGAATGCCACACAGTGACAATCCGGATGATGCCATGTACCCGACAGTTGATGATTACGAATCGCTACAAATTCAGAGCTCGCAAAGCGTGAGAATATCCGTAAATGACTGGAATGCTGCATCAGGAAAATATCAAAAGCTATCAGGCGAGACCATAATACCGCTTGCACTACTGCTCGATGATGCAAAAGTGCATCTGAATTCGGCCTCCTTTGAAAGCCAGTCAGAATACGACGCGGTGTGGATGCATTATTGGTGGGCAAAAAAGTACCTGGTCGAGGCAGAAAGACTTCAGATCGAGGGGGGCTCGCACGTTCTTGAATCAAACTATGAGGAATCATACCATGCGTTCAAATCATCTTATGAGAACGCACTCAAGGCAAAGCAAAAGATAGAGCAGGTTCTATCATACACCAAAGAAAGATAA
- a CDS encoding DUF1059 domain-containing protein produces the protein MAKSISCKDAGKTCNWSATAESEDKLLEITLEHVKEHHKELTINSELSKNIMALMKDTS, from the coding sequence ATGGCAAAAAGCATTAGCTGCAAAGATGCAGGAAAGACCTGCAATTGGTCTGCAACAGCAGAATCAGAAGACAAATTACTAGAGATAACACTAGAGCATGTAAAAGAACACCACAAAGAACTGACAATCAACTCGGAACTCTCAAAGAACATTATGGCGCTAATGAAAGATACAAGCTAA
- a CDS encoding zinc metalloprotease HtpX encodes MIKGLVASMSLTLILVFGLLFALLAGLAAYFNIGIYATVGMAIVLGLIQWAIGPAIVRWSTNMVPLDHREYPWIEETVHEMCIKNRVKIPKITIANTSMPNAFVFGRTSGSATLTLTRGLLSNLTRDEVKAVIAHEIGHIKHNDMVTMTIVSVIPTIAYFIAMSTLFNRSRNQGGGAVMIGIGAFAVYFVTNLLILYFSRLREYYADNFAGRQIKPSLLANALAKITYGLSLQKQEVKSSTLRSFFAVDPVSSSYEVSKFASYYKDQHISEEEVQKAMDWERRNSFSKFGEIFRTHPLTYKRIEKLYQLERSLQSNT; translated from the coding sequence ATGATCAAAGGACTCGTAGCATCGATGAGTCTTACTCTGATACTTGTTTTCGGGCTGTTATTTGCGCTGCTTGCAGGGCTTGCGGCCTACTTTAACATCGGAATATACGCTACTGTCGGTATGGCAATAGTGCTAGGGTTGATACAGTGGGCAATAGGGCCTGCAATAGTACGATGGAGTACAAACATGGTGCCGCTCGATCACAGAGAATATCCGTGGATAGAAGAGACCGTCCACGAGATGTGTATCAAAAACAGGGTAAAAATACCAAAGATAACAATAGCAAATACATCAATGCCAAACGCGTTTGTGTTCGGCAGAACAAGCGGGTCGGCAACACTGACTTTGACGCGAGGCCTTTTGAGTAACCTCACAAGGGATGAGGTAAAGGCAGTCATAGCTCATGAGATAGGCCACATAAAGCACAATGATATGGTGACCATGACCATAGTATCAGTCATTCCTACTATTGCCTACTTTATTGCAATGTCGACTCTTTTTAACAGATCAAGGAACCAGGGAGGTGGTGCCGTCATGATAGGGATAGGGGCGTTTGCAGTATACTTTGTGACAAATCTTTTGATTTTGTATTTTTCAAGACTGCGCGAGTATTATGCCGACAATTTTGCTGGAAGGCAGATAAAACCATCGCTTCTTGCAAACGCGCTTGCCAAGATAACCTACGGATTGAGCCTTCAAAAGCAGGAAGTGAAAAGTTCCACACTCCGCTCGTTTTTTGCAGTAGACCCTGTTTCGTCCAGCTACGAGGTGTCCAAGTTTGCCTCCTACTATAAGGATCAACATATTTCAGAAGAAGAGGTTCAAAAGGCAATGGATTGGGAGAGGCGCAATAGCTTTAGCAAATTCGGCGAGATATTCAGAACGCATCCTCTGACATACAAGAGGATCGAAAAGCTGTACCAGCTTGAGCGAAGCCTTCAGAGCAACACATGA
- a CDS encoding elongation factor EF-2, whose translation MKYKATEQILKIIKNKDQIRNFGVIAHVDHGKTTMSDNLLGYAGIISPQAAGRALALDSMKLEQDRQMTIVQANVTLLFEKDGKEYVINMIDTPGHIDFTGRVTRSLRAIDGAVVVSDSVEGIMTQTETVTRQALEERVRPVLYINKIDRLIKELRLTPEKMQEWLANIISTFNGLIDTYAEPEYKEKWKVSIQDGSVSFGSAKDRWGFNIDVMKAKGISFKDIYNAYSDGGNVDELAKKAPLAEAVLGMVVKHHPPPHIAQKYRIPKIWKGDLESDIGKSILNCDDNGPAVMMIVNMAMDPAAGPVAIGRLFSGTLRDGQIVHLIDSKREGKIQSVNFFMGNQREMVGELGAGNIPALLGLNEARAGQTLSSVKDVALFEGIQYVSEPVVQIAVEAKHPKDLPKLVEALRRLTIEDPNLVVKINEESGETVIAGMGVLHLEIAASLIADAGVQIVTSQPLINYRETITTASDVVMAKSPNRHNKIFMKVEPLEPEIADMIRSGQLSEMKDKKEIANILRSKGWDSDTAKSVMKFDPRGNVFLNGTKGVQFIQESTDSILSGFDEVMKEGPLTKEQVRNCKFTFTHFVPHEDTAHRGLSQLSPAARRACMGAMLKAGPVLLEPMLGIEVRVPQDMIGNVATVLSGKRGKVLDMQQKGVTSIVIGEVPASETFDLAEIMRGQTAGKAMWNTHFKAWTTIPKSIQANLIAEIRKRKGLPPDPPSADEFIDKE comes from the coding sequence ATGAAGTACAAGGCAACTGAGCAGATCCTAAAGATCATCAAAAACAAGGATCAGATCAGAAACTTTGGTGTCATTGCACATGTGGATCACGGCAAGACCACTATGAGTGATAACCTGTTAGGGTATGCTGGGATAATCTCACCGCAGGCTGCAGGAAGAGCGTTGGCTCTTGACTCGATGAAGCTAGAGCAGGACAGACAGATGACAATCGTGCAGGCAAACGTAACTCTGCTTTTTGAAAAGGACGGCAAAGAATATGTCATAAATATGATTGACACGCCAGGACACATCGACTTTACAGGCAGGGTCACAAGAAGCCTTAGAGCAATTGACGGTGCAGTTGTAGTATCAGATTCTGTAGAGGGAATCATGACTCAGACTGAAACTGTGACAAGGCAGGCACTTGAAGAAAGGGTAAGACCTGTGCTTTACATTAACAAAATAGACCGACTCATAAAAGAGCTCAGGCTCACGCCGGAAAAGATGCAAGAATGGCTTGCAAATATTATCAGCACGTTTAACGGATTAATCGACACGTATGCAGAGCCTGAATATAAGGAAAAATGGAAGGTATCAATCCAAGACGGAAGTGTCTCCTTTGGCTCTGCAAAGGACAGGTGGGGCTTTAACATCGATGTGATGAAGGCCAAGGGGATATCGTTCAAGGATATTTACAATGCGTACTCTGATGGCGGCAACGTCGACGAGCTTGCAAAAAAGGCACCACTTGCAGAAGCAGTGCTCGGAATGGTAGTCAAACATCACCCGCCACCGCACATTGCGCAAAAGTACAGGATTCCAAAGATCTGGAAGGGAGACTTGGAGTCTGATATTGGCAAGTCGATTCTAAACTGCGATGACAACGGACCTGCAGTGATGATGATAGTAAACATGGCAATGGATCCTGCGGCAGGACCTGTGGCGATAGGAAGGCTGTTCTCCGGAACTCTACGTGACGGGCAGATAGTTCACCTAATTGATTCCAAACGTGAGGGCAAAATCCAGTCAGTCAACTTTTTCATGGGCAACCAAAGAGAGATGGTCGGCGAGCTTGGCGCAGGAAACATTCCTGCACTGTTAGGACTTAACGAGGCAAGGGCAGGACAGACTCTGTCGTCAGTAAAGGATGTGGCATTATTTGAGGGAATCCAGTATGTATCAGAGCCTGTAGTGCAAATCGCAGTTGAGGCAAAGCATCCAAAGGATCTGCCCAAGCTGGTCGAGGCGCTGCGCAGACTTACAATTGAAGATCCAAACCTTGTAGTCAAGATTAACGAGGAAAGCGGTGAGACTGTCATTGCAGGAATGGGTGTTCTGCATTTAGAAATTGCAGCTTCGCTTATTGCAGATGCTGGTGTGCAGATTGTGACATCGCAGCCATTGATAAACTACAGGGAGACCATAACTACTGCATCCGATGTTGTAATGGCCAAGTCGCCTAACAGGCACAACAAGATATTCATGAAAGTCGAGCCGCTGGAACCTGAAATCGCAGATATGATACGAAGCGGCCAGCTTAGCGAGATGAAGGACAAAAAAGAGATTGCAAACATTTTGCGTTCAAAGGGATGGGACTCTGATACTGCAAAGAGCGTGATGAAGTTTGACCCAAGAGGAAACGTATTTCTTAACGGCACAAAAGGTGTCCAGTTTATCCAGGAATCGACCGACTCGATACTCTCGGGATTTGATGAGGTAATGAAGGAAGGCCCGCTCACAAAAGAACAGGTAAGAAACTGCAAGTTTACGTTCACGCACTTTGTTCCACATGAGGATACTGCACACAGGGGACTCTCGCAGCTTAGTCCGGCAGCAAGACGTGCATGCATGGGCGCTATGTTAAAGGCAGGACCTGTATTGCTGGAGCCTATGCTTGGAATTGAGGTAAGGGTACCGCAGGACATGATCGGCAATGTAGCGACCGTACTTTCCGGTAAAAGAGGCAAGGTACTTGACATGCAGCAAAAAGGAGTCACAAGCATAGTGATTGGAGAGGTGCCAGCATCTGAGACGTTTGATTTAGCTGAGATAATGAGAGGCCAGACTGCCGGTAAGGCAATGTGGAACACACACTTTAAGGCATGGACAACGATTCCAAAATCAATCCAGGCAAATCTGATTGCAGAGATTAGGAAAAGAAAGGGACTTCCGCCAGACCCGCCATCTGCAGACGAGTTCATCGACAAAGAGTAA
- a CDS encoding M57 family metalloprotease: MHHVLVFLLVASLLFAVPHAAVAQDKAEAERLYKESMSKFSKGDYTGAISGFDKILGMFPDHTQTLRMKAVAESNLGYHEKSMINFYKVLQKEPDNVHAIVGLGVGFGNFAEYAEAKKYFERALQLAPSNTVVRNYNEYADKVIAKYPYKPTEKPPVVEPLKSSQIPSWVKNNAKWWAEGQIGDKDFVNGIEYLIREKIIHISGLPQATSSGGAVPQWVKSTAGWWAGGQITQSDFVKGIQYLVEVGIITVDPANLQGQDPQKVAELEAFEKYVRKVAQTVASEKRYIEYPNPSGDVIKKFLRDYTKWNFDQQIQAGNQHFPDPTYEIIDGTYIIHYKLFVNVQPSGLPLDHVSTLDQSIAYWESQNFTTSDGNPARVKFTYTDAREQATVWVTWVVRNLGEGVLGHANLGKGVAEVALGDYSCDGSFQLYDVDTVEMIMRHELGHTIGLGHSSDPNSIMYPSLSPRYAYCLLG, from the coding sequence TTGCATCATGTCCTAGTTTTCCTACTTGTGGCCTCTTTGCTATTTGCAGTTCCACATGCTGCCGTTGCCCAAGACAAGGCAGAAGCTGAGAGACTCTACAAAGAATCCATGTCAAAGTTCTCAAAAGGAGATTACACTGGAGCCATTTCAGGGTTTGATAAGATACTTGGAATGTTTCCAGACCACACACAGACGCTCAGGATGAAGGCAGTTGCAGAAAGCAATCTTGGATATCATGAAAAATCCATGATCAACTTTTACAAGGTACTGCAAAAAGAACCAGATAATGTCCACGCCATTGTGGGACTGGGCGTCGGATTTGGGAATTTTGCAGAGTATGCAGAGGCAAAAAAATATTTTGAGCGCGCACTCCAGCTTGCTCCATCCAATACGGTTGTCAGAAACTATAACGAATATGCTGATAAGGTGATCGCAAAGTATCCGTACAAGCCTACAGAAAAACCTCCTGTTGTGGAGCCGCTGAAAAGCTCGCAGATACCCTCGTGGGTCAAAAACAATGCCAAGTGGTGGGCCGAAGGCCAGATAGGCGATAAAGACTTTGTAAACGGGATTGAATATCTAATAAGAGAGAAGATAATTCACATATCGGGCCTTCCTCAGGCCACATCATCAGGCGGAGCTGTACCGCAGTGGGTAAAGAGCACTGCAGGCTGGTGGGCAGGAGGCCAGATAACTCAGAGCGATTTTGTAAAGGGCATCCAGTACCTTGTTGAAGTAGGCATAATCACAGTTGATCCGGCAAACCTGCAGGGACAGGATCCGCAAAAGGTAGCAGAGCTTGAAGCGTTTGAAAAATACGTAAGGAAAGTAGCTCAAACTGTTGCAAGCGAGAAAAGATACATCGAGTATCCCAACCCAAGCGGCGATGTGATAAAAAAATTCCTGCGTGATTATACCAAGTGGAACTTTGATCAGCAAATACAGGCCGGCAACCAGCACTTTCCGGACCCTACGTATGAGATAATCGATGGAACATACATTATTCACTACAAGCTGTTTGTCAATGTTCAACCATCTGGGCTTCCGCTAGATCATGTCAGCACGCTAGACCAGTCAATAGCATACTGGGAGAGTCAGAACTTTACCACATCAGATGGGAATCCTGCTAGGGTCAAGTTCACATATACGGATGCCCGTGAACAGGCAACTGTATGGGTCACATGGGTAGTAAGAAACCTTGGCGAAGGTGTGCTAGGGCATGCAAATCTTGGAAAAGGTGTTGCAGAAGTAGCGCTTGGCGATTATTCCTGCGATGGAAGCTTTCAGCTTTATGATGTCGATACGGTAGAGATGATAATGAGGCATGAGCTTGGTCACACTATAGGCCTTGGGCACTCGTCAGATCCTAACAGCATAATGTATCCTTCGTTGAGTCCAAGGTATGCATACTGCCTATTAGGATAA
- a CDS encoding cyclic nucleotide-binding/CBS domain-containing protein: MSKTNILENITLSYFSHTLLKQKHSIPLITTAEDLAKEPISINHNATVYGAIEKIIECNISGILVRGSKSDGILSQKEIAGILLSEQKNIKEIPAEEKMQKGITVDRYAPIPNCADMMLRQKTNTLLIMEDGRVSGVLTKHDLVRHYYENYDESARITNAMSVGSFFVMPQTTLYDALNKMHTNQISRLLIKDEGGNPVGITTFKNFLNCAIYHSNRYEDNTFLSGFGKKIPISQIMTKNVITVSTNTALTKVAKILIEYRIHGVAVTSGQKIIGFVTEKDIVRHIAQMDI; encoded by the coding sequence TTGAGTAAAACGAACATCCTAGAAAATATCACGTTATCTTATTTTTCACATACATTGTTAAAGCAAAAACATTCTATTCCACTAATTACAACTGCCGAAGACCTTGCCAAAGAGCCAATTAGCATAAACCACAATGCCACTGTATACGGGGCAATCGAGAAAATAATAGAGTGCAACATATCAGGCATTCTTGTGCGCGGCTCAAAGTCCGATGGCATCCTATCTCAAAAAGAGATAGCAGGCATACTTCTCTCCGAGCAAAAAAACATCAAAGAGATACCTGCCGAGGAGAAAATGCAAAAAGGCATAACAGTAGACAGATACGCACCAATACCAAACTGTGCTGACATGATGCTGCGCCAGAAAACAAACACGCTCCTCATAATGGAGGATGGTAGGGTCAGCGGCGTGCTAACAAAACACGATCTGGTCAGGCATTACTATGAAAACTATGACGAGTCTGCTAGAATAACTAACGCAATGTCAGTTGGCAGTTTCTTTGTCATGCCCCAGACTACGCTATATGATGCTCTAAACAAAATGCACACAAACCAGATATCACGCCTTTTGATCAAAGATGAAGGCGGCAATCCCGTCGGCATTACTACTTTTAAGAACTTTTTGAACTGCGCAATATATCACTCAAACAGGTATGAGGACAACACGTTCTTGTCCGGATTTGGGAAAAAAATTCCAATAAGCCAGATAATGACAAAGAACGTAATTACGGTATCTACCAATACTGCGTTAACCAAAGTCGCAAAAATTTTAATCGAATACAGAATACACGGTGTTGCAGTCACATCTGGCCAGAAGATAATCGGTTTTGTCACAGAAAAGGACATAGTTCGTCACATAGCCCAGATGGACATTTGA
- a CDS encoding nuclease-related domain-containing protein produces MAVIYGSSGSERHLLSKYPKEVRAMNYIPYVQQMYQEQLQKDAGLFAFLRRWDKSRRLKKFEENKNNPLYAGANGERVLQKLSELPDDWHILCNLRITLPFAARYSGYRNLRSAQMDFVTVSKKGVFLIEIKNWSERFTKNYEGFSPYEQTDRAGRVLWITLKPFLNDMRVTNVLLSIGNTISYNQKYMSVLVTSLEKINHFLENRQYRMTENDVWIAVHTLKQYVE; encoded by the coding sequence TTGGCAGTAATATACGGAAGCTCAGGCAGCGAAAGACACCTGTTATCAAAATATCCAAAAGAGGTAAGAGCGATGAATTACATACCATACGTCCAGCAAATGTACCAAGAACAGCTGCAAAAAGATGCAGGTCTATTTGCATTTCTGAGAAGATGGGACAAAAGCAGACGGCTAAAAAAATTTGAAGAAAATAAGAATAATCCGCTTTATGCAGGCGCAAACGGAGAGAGAGTACTGCAAAAACTCTCTGAACTTCCAGATGACTGGCATATACTCTGTAACTTGAGAATAACACTCCCGTTTGCAGCAAGGTACAGCGGATACCGAAATCTCAGGTCTGCGCAGATGGACTTTGTAACCGTATCAAAAAAGGGCGTATTCCTAATCGAGATCAAAAACTGGAGCGAGAGATTTACAAAAAACTACGAGGGCTTTAGTCCCTACGAGCAGACTGACAGGGCAGGAAGAGTCCTATGGATTACGCTAAAACCGTTTCTTAATGACATGCGGGTTACAAACGTGCTACTCTCAATCGGCAATACCATATCGTACAATCAAAAATACATGTCTGTTCTTGTCACAAGTCTTGAGAAAATAAACCACTTTCTTGAGAACAGACAGTACCGGATGACAGAAAATGATGTCTGGATAGCCGTGCACACATTAAAGCAATACGTAGAATAA
- a CDS encoding DNA-3-methyladenine glycosylase I: MKRCQWAQEPLMIEYHDKEWGIPIHDDLRLFEMLILEGAQAGLSWSTILKRRATYRTAFDGFDPRKIAKYTERDVKRLLVDAGIIRNKLKVRSAINNAKRFLEVQKEFGSFDAYIWGFVGGIPIKNSFENHFQIPASTSLSDKISEDLKSRGFSFVGTTICYAFMQTVGIVNDHTVCCFRRHS, from the coding sequence ATGAAAAGATGTCAGTGGGCGCAAGAACCGCTCATGATAGAATATCATGACAAAGAATGGGGAATTCCCATACATGATGACTTGCGTCTGTTCGAAATGCTAATACTTGAAGGAGCACAAGCAGGGCTTTCATGGTCCACCATACTCAAAAGGAGGGCAACATACCGAACAGCGTTTGACGGTTTTGATCCAAGAAAAATTGCAAAATATACTGAAAGAGACGTCAAAAGATTGCTTGTAGACGCTGGAATTATCAGAAACAAGTTGAAAGTGCGATCTGCAATTAACAACGCAAAACGATTTTTAGAAGTGCAAAAAGAGTTTGGTTCTTTTGACGCATATATTTGGGGATTTGTTGGCGGCATTCCAATTAAAAACAGCTTTGAGAATCACTTCCAGATTCCAGCATCCACTTCGCTGTCTGATAAAATTAGCGAGGATCTAAAAAGTAGAGGGTTTAGCTTTGTGGGCACTACCATATGCTATGCATTCATGCAGACAGTGGGAATTGTCAATGACCACACAGTATGCTGTTTTAGACGCCACTCTTAG